One Clostridium sp. CM027 genomic window carries:
- a CDS encoding methionine ABC transporter ATP-binding protein has translation MIKVRGVSKSFSGVKVLNDVSFTVEEGDIYGVIGHSGAGKSTLLRCFNGLETYDTGTINIMEKGVKQLSLKELREFRKNVGIIFQSFNLINSKNVFENIAFPLEIWGNDKNFIKKRVDSLIELVGLKDKANTNVKQLSGGQKQRVGIARALSLNPKILLCDEATSALDPKTTKSILELLRAINNKFNITIIVVTHQMEVVKEICNKFILLEGGEIKSHGITDELFIRPTKEMQTLMGEEELLPSTGYNIKIFFTKEITQSCLITSIARELNIDFSIVWGRLEKFRDNVMGSLIINASKENKKKILNYLDEKSIEWELINYSVQLEKHKGESINAI, from the coding sequence ATGATTAAAGTTCGAGGTGTAAGTAAAAGTTTTTCAGGGGTTAAAGTGTTAAATGATGTTTCATTTACAGTGGAGGAGGGTGATATTTATGGTGTTATTGGTCACAGTGGAGCTGGTAAATCCACTTTACTTAGATGCTTTAATGGGCTTGAAACCTATGATACAGGTACCATTAATATAATGGAAAAAGGGGTGAAACAGCTAAGTTTGAAAGAACTTCGCGAGTTTAGGAAAAATGTAGGCATAATATTTCAAAGTTTTAATCTTATTAACAGTAAAAATGTTTTTGAAAACATAGCATTTCCACTAGAAATATGGGGAAACGATAAAAATTTTATTAAAAAAAGAGTAGATAGCTTAATAGAGTTAGTAGGACTTAAGGATAAAGCAAACACCAATGTAAAACAACTTAGCGGAGGGCAGAAGCAAAGAGTTGGAATTGCAAGAGCGCTTTCACTTAATCCGAAAATATTACTTTGTGATGAAGCTACCTCTGCACTAGATCCTAAAACTACAAAATCTATATTAGAGCTTTTAAGAGCTATCAATAACAAATTTAATATAACAATTATTGTAGTTACCCATCAGATGGAAGTGGTCAAAGAAATTTGTAATAAATTTATTCTTTTAGAAGGAGGGGAAATTAAAAGCCATGGCATTACCGATGAACTATTTATTAGGCCAACAAAGGAAATGCAAACACTTATGGGAGAGGAAGAATTACTGCCTAGCACTGGATATAACATTAAAATATTTTTTACAAAGGAAATTACCCAGAGTTGCCTTATAACATCAATTGCCAGGGAGTTAAATATTGATTTTTCAATAGTATGGGGCAGGCTTGAAAAATTTAGGGATAACGTAATGGGAAGTCTCATAATAAATGCAAGTAAAGAGAATAAGAAGAAGATATTAAATTATTTAGATGAAAAATCTATAGAGTGGGAGCTCATTAATTATTCTGTGCAGCTTGAGAAGCACAAGGGAGAGAGTATAAATGCTATTTAA
- a CDS encoding MetQ/NlpA family ABC transporter substrate-binding protein produces the protein MKKILSILLTIVVIFTLSGCGAKKEADVTEKKIIKVGASPVPHKEILEAIKPILAKEGYTLEIVEFTDYVTPNTALAEGQLDANFFQHIPYLQSFSKEKGVDLDYTVKVHLEPMGVYSNKYKKLSDLKDGAKIAIPSDPTNGARALRVLEKEGLLKLKSGDLISKLDITENKKNFKITELDAPQLPRILKDVDAAVINSNFAIEANLNPTKDALAIESKDSPYANVLAVRKEDKTKPHIEALSKALNSPEVKKIIEDKYKGDIIPAF, from the coding sequence ATGAAAAAAATATTAAGCATATTATTAACAATAGTTGTGATTTTTACACTGAGTGGATGTGGAGCAAAAAAAGAGGCGGATGTAACTGAGAAAAAAATCATTAAAGTAGGTGCGTCACCAGTGCCTCATAAAGAAATATTAGAGGCTATAAAGCCGATTCTCGCAAAAGAGGGATATACTCTCGAAATAGTAGAATTTACTGACTATGTAACACCAAACACTGCACTAGCCGAGGGACAATTAGATGCTAATTTCTTTCAACATATTCCTTATTTGCAATCCTTTAGTAAAGAAAAGGGAGTGGACCTAGACTATACTGTAAAGGTTCATCTTGAACCTATGGGTGTGTACTCTAATAAATATAAAAAGCTAAGTGATTTAAAAGATGGAGCTAAAATAGCCATTCCAAGTGATCCTACAAATGGAGCAAGAGCACTTAGAGTGCTTGAGAAGGAAGGGCTATTAAAACTAAAAAGTGGAGATCTTATTTCTAAACTTGATATTACTGAAAATAAAAAGAATTTTAAAATAACTGAATTAGACGCTCCTCAGCTTCCAAGGATTTTAAAAGATGTGGATGCAGCAGTTATAAACTCAAATTTTGCAATAGAAGCCAATTTAAATCCGACAAAAGACGCACTAGCAATTGAATCAAAAGATTCGCCTTATGCAAATGTGCTTGCAGTTAGAAAAGAAGATAAAACTAAACCTCATATAGAAGCACTTTCAAAGGCA
- a CDS encoding methionine ABC transporter permease: MLFKDILLPALKETIYMVTLSTIFTVILGFISAVGLIITGPIGLRPNTLIYKILNLVINVLRSFPFIILMISIFPLTKLIVGTTIGTNAAIVPLTLGAAPFAARIIESALLEVDYGIVEAAKSFGAKTYQIIFKVMLKEAMPSIVLGVTLTIINIIGYSAMAGTIGGGGLGDVAVKYGYYRFKSDIMIYTVIILIAVVQVIQALGNILYRKMIK; encoded by the coding sequence ATGCTATTTAAAGATATTTTATTACCTGCACTAAAAGAAACTATATATATGGTAACATTATCCACGATTTTTACAGTTATTTTAGGGTTTATTTCAGCAGTAGGATTAATTATAACTGGACCTATTGGCCTAAGGCCAAACACTTTAATCTATAAAATCTTAAATTTAGTAATAAATGTACTTAGGTCTTTTCCGTTTATTATACTAATGATATCTATATTCCCTTTAACTAAGCTTATAGTTGGAACAACAATAGGTACTAATGCAGCTATAGTTCCTCTAACGCTTGGTGCAGCACCTTTTGCTGCAAGAATAATAGAATCTGCACTTTTAGAAGTGGATTATGGAATTGTTGAAGCAGCTAAGTCATTTGGTGCAAAAACCTATCAAATTATATTTAAGGTTATGTTAAAAGAGGCAATGCCGTCTATAGTTCTTGGAGTTACGTTAACAATAATAAACATTATAGGTTACTCAGCTATGGCTGGGACAATTGGTGGAGGGGGACTTGGAGATGTAGCCGTAAAATATGGTTACTATAGATTTAAGTCAGATATCATGATATACACTGTAATTATATTAATTGCAGTTGTGCAAGTAATTCAAGCCTTAGGAAATATATTGTACAGAAAAATGATTAAATAA